One genomic segment of Marinitoga piezophila KA3 includes these proteins:
- a CDS encoding RNA methyltransferase: MRNNVYVALIHYPILGREGQIISTAITNLDIHDIARSSRTYNIKNYYVVSNLPAQQQIVKNVLKYWTEGFGKQYNPNRHDALSIVKLKGYLEDVIEDIEKIEGKKPKLIFTSAKIRERTKSFKEISEIIFNNDEPHLILFGTGWGMPEEIRLICDYELEPIRGNAEFNHLSVRAAVAITLDRLFGEK; encoded by the coding sequence ATGAGAAATAATGTTTATGTAGCTTTAATTCATTATCCTATATTAGGACGTGAAGGCCAGATCATCTCAACAGCTATTACAAACCTTGATATCCACGATATAGCAAGGTCTTCAAGAACATATAATATTAAAAATTATTATGTAGTTTCAAACCTACCAGCTCAACAACAAATAGTAAAAAATGTTCTAAAATATTGGACAGAGGGTTTTGGAAAACAATATAATCCTAACAGACATGACGCTTTATCTATTGTAAAGCTAAAAGGATATCTCGAAGATGTAATAGAAGATATAGAAAAAATAGAAGGTAAAAAGCCAAAGCTTATATTTACTTCAGCAAAGATCAGAGAAAGAACAAAGAGTTTTAAAGAAATTAGTGAGATAATATTTAATAATGATGAACCGCATTTAATACTATTTGGAACTGGTTGGGGCATGCCAGAGGAAATCAGGTTAATTTGTGACTACGAACTTGAACCTATCAGGGGAAATGCAGAATTTAATCATTTATCTGTTAGAGCAGCTGTAGCTATAACCCTTGATAGATTATTTGGTGAAAAATAA
- the rsmG gene encoding 16S rRNA (guanine(527)-N(7))-methyltransferase RsmG, which yields MNFMLRVLEKYEIFLNENSYKKLESFIELIINYPVNLTAIKDKEEASKHLIIDSIFPFEKYYQLKDNMKMIDIGTGGGIPGIPLSIIYNNVDFTLLDSIEKKINAVKYFIKTLNINNANSVNSRVELFSKEHREEYDYATAKAVSRSDILLEYAAPLLKIGGMLFLYKGPTYITEEKKYLEIAAEKIGFKIEKEINYQLFDKERYFIILKKEIETPKKYPRKVGMAVRKPLGGIL from the coding sequence ATGAATTTTATGTTGAGAGTTCTTGAAAAATATGAAATTTTCTTGAATGAAAATTCATATAAAAAGCTGGAATCCTTTATTGAGTTAATAATAAATTACCCCGTTAATCTTACAGCAATAAAAGATAAAGAAGAGGCTTCAAAACATTTGATAATTGATAGTATTTTTCCTTTTGAAAAATATTATCAATTAAAAGATAATATGAAAATGATTGATATTGGCACAGGTGGTGGCATCCCTGGAATTCCTTTAAGCATTATATATAACAATGTTGATTTTACTTTGCTCGATAGCATTGAAAAGAAAATAAATGCCGTGAAATATTTTATAAAAACTCTCAATATCAATAATGCAAATTCTGTTAATTCTCGTGTAGAGTTATTTTCCAAAGAACATAGAGAAGAATATGATTATGCAACTGCCAAGGCTGTTTCAAGAAGCGATATACTTCTTGAGTATGCAGCGCCTCTTTTAAAGATAGGTGGAATGTTATTCCTATATAAAGGTCCAACATATATTACTGAAGAAAAAAAATATCTTGAAATTGCAGCAGAAAAAATAGGATTTAAAATAGAAAAAGAAATTAATTATCAATTGTTTGATAAGGAAAGATACTTTATCATATTGAAAAAAGAAATAGAGACGCCTAAAAAATATCCACGAAAAGTTGGTATGGCTGTAAGAAAACCTTTGGGAGGTATTTTATGA
- a CDS encoding lipoate--protein ligase family protein, which translates to MIRLIIDTYHMGSWNMACDLAIAKHVGKKVQPTTIRLYSWNLATLSIGRFQKIEDIDIDYLKKKYIDLVRRPTGGRAVLHHKEITYLFAANIDHPKLPKSVVGSYKVIAEALIKSMEELGIKCDMEKNKNNHNNTPACYDAPSIYEITVDKKKFIGSAQYRNESYVLQHGSIPQIFPLRDYVNLFKMPEDKKEKLYKHLEKRVIDINTLIGRTVDCEEMANAFKKGFEDVFEEEVVLGELSPSEIELTKKLVDKFEINLDD; encoded by the coding sequence ATGATCAGGCTTATTATTGATACTTATCATATGGGTTCCTGGAATATGGCTTGTGATTTAGCTATTGCAAAACACGTTGGCAAAAAAGTACAGCCAACAACTATTAGACTATACAGCTGGAATTTAGCAACGCTTTCAATTGGAAGGTTTCAAAAAATAGAAGATATTGACATTGACTATTTAAAGAAAAAATATATCGATCTTGTTAGAAGACCCACCGGAGGACGTGCTGTTTTGCATCACAAAGAAATAACCTATCTCTTTGCGGCAAATATAGATCATCCCAAATTGCCAAAAAGCGTTGTGGGTAGTTATAAAGTAATAGCCGAGGCATTAATTAAAAGTATGGAAGAATTAGGAATAAAATGCGATATGGAAAAGAATAAGAATAATCATAACAACACGCCTGCATGTTATGATGCACCATCTATTTATGAAATTACCGTAGATAAAAAGAAATTCATTGGAAGTGCTCAATATAGAAATGAAAGTTATGTATTGCAACATGGTTCAATTCCACAAATCTTTCCTTTAAGGGATTATGTTAATCTATTTAAAATGCCTGAAGATAAAAAGGAAAAACTTTATAAACATCTTGAAAAAAGGGTTATTGATATTAATACGCTTATTGGAAGAACTGTAGATTGCGAAGAAATGGCAAATGCATTCAAAAAAGGGTTTGAAGATGTTTTTGAAGAAGAAGTTGTACTTGGAGAGTTATCTCCTTCTGAGATTGAATTAACCAAAAAACTCGTTGATAAGTTCGAAATTAATTTAGATGATTAA
- a CDS encoding SLC13 family permease: MLPKVIALIIFFFTYYLIIFGKGNKAVVAFSMGLLISLVKVSDTLRVSNAGDFIDFNTLGILLGMMIIVGILKTTGLFQAIAIYIVKKSNGNVISIFIFTMLAVAILSSFLDNVTTLILFSPVIIYICQEIEVKPETFLFPMIFSANIGGTATMIGDPPNILVGSASGKSFLEFLIVMSIPSFIVLFLSIIYFLNIHKELKDVEKSKLDNLMKADPNKAIVNYPLLKKGLIVFALVIVGFFIHEYLDYEAALIALTGGAIMLLISKMDFDEISHEIEWDTLFFFVGLFAIVKALEDVHVIEDITNLIYNFISHPYLLLLIVLWSSGFLAAFMGAVPIVTIFIPIIRSLIGTFPHSELLWWALALGASFGGNGTISGAASNMVIVGMIESNFDRKIKFFDFMKIGMKVAVFGLLISSLYLYILMNL; the protein is encoded by the coding sequence ATGCTACCAAAAGTTATTGCTTTGATTATTTTCTTTTTTACTTACTATCTAATTATCTTTGGAAAGGGAAATAAAGCTGTTGTTGCATTTAGTATGGGATTATTAATTTCACTTGTAAAGGTTTCTGATACTCTCAGGGTTTCAAATGCCGGTGATTTTATCGATTTTAACACTCTGGGAATTTTGCTTGGAATGATGATTATTGTGGGAATTTTAAAAACAACAGGTTTGTTTCAGGCTATCGCTATATACATCGTCAAAAAATCCAACGGAAATGTTATTTCTATCTTTATTTTTACAATGCTTGCAGTTGCTATACTTTCAAGTTTTCTTGATAACGTAACGACTTTAATTCTTTTTTCTCCTGTAATTATTTATATCTGTCAGGAAATTGAAGTTAAACCAGAAACCTTTCTCTTTCCTATGATATTTTCTGCAAATATTGGCGGTACAGCCACAATGATAGGTGACCCACCAAATATCCTCGTAGGAAGCGCTTCAGGAAAAAGCTTTCTGGAATTTTTAATTGTAATGTCCATTCCTTCTTTTATTGTTCTCTTTTTATCTATAATATACTTTTTGAATATTCATAAAGAACTTAAAGATGTTGAAAAAAGCAAACTGGATAATCTTATGAAAGCAGATCCTAATAAGGCTATTGTAAATTATCCTCTTTTAAAGAAAGGTTTAATCGTTTTTGCTCTGGTAATTGTTGGATTCTTTATACATGAATATCTCGATTACGAAGCAGCCTTAATTGCTTTAACCGGCGGTGCAATTATGTTATTAATATCAAAAATGGATTTTGACGAAATATCGCATGAAATAGAATGGGATACGTTGTTTTTCTTTGTTGGATTATTTGCCATTGTAAAGGCCTTAGAAGATGTTCATGTTATAGAGGATATAACGAATCTAATATATAACTTTATTTCACATCCATATTTATTGCTCTTAATAGTATTATGGAGTTCCGGATTTTTGGCAGCATTTATGGGGGCAGTTCCTATTGTGACAATATTTATTCCTATAATCCGTTCTTTAATTGGTACATTTCCACATAGTGAATTGTTATGGTGGGCATTGGCATTAGGAGCAAGTTTTGGAGGGAATGGAACTATTAGTGGTGCAGCTTCAAATATGGTTATTGTTGGAATGATTGAAAGTAACTTTGATAGAAAGATTAAGTTTTTCGATTTTATGAAAATTGGAATGAAGGTTGCTGTCTTTGGACTTTTAATTTCCTCATTATATCTATACATTTTAATGAATTTATAG
- a CDS encoding carbohydrate ABC transporter permease, translated as MKRHSKRFIILMLLPTITLISFIILYPTISGVLLSFKNYSLFNFGNIQWVGFENYREIFSDFFYMDIVINTIKWIFFSVFFQLIFGFILALLMKEPFKGRGIYAGLVFYPWAISGFAIGLIWSWLLNGQFGVINDILIRTGILEEGLNFLSDPSLAMFSVILVNVWYGIPFFAIMLLAALQSIPQSLYEAAEIDGAGYFSKLFHITIPYIKPTIVNTVLLRIIWVMNFPDIIYGMTRGGPAGSTEILSVKMINVVFYESNYSKAAAHGVIIVLVLFIYTMMYLKLTSKKEFSL; from the coding sequence ATGAAAAGACATAGTAAAAGATTTATTATTCTTATGTTGTTGCCAACAATTACTTTAATTTCATTTATAATTCTTTACCCCACTATAAGTGGGGTTTTGCTTTCTTTTAAAAATTATTCTCTTTTTAATTTTGGAAATATTCAATGGGTTGGATTTGAAAATTATCGGGAAATATTTTCCGATTTCTTTTATATGGACATAGTGATAAATACCATAAAATGGATTTTCTTTTCTGTATTCTTTCAATTGATCTTTGGCTTTATACTGGCACTTTTAATGAAAGAACCATTTAAAGGTAGAGGAATATACGCCGGACTTGTATTTTACCCATGGGCTATCTCTGGATTTGCAATAGGTTTAATATGGTCATGGCTTCTTAATGGACAGTTTGGTGTAATAAACGATATTTTAATTAGAACCGGCATTCTTGAAGAAGGGCTTAATTTTCTTTCTGATCCGTCACTTGCAATGTTTTCTGTTATATTAGTAAATGTATGGTATGGAATACCCTTTTTTGCAATTATGCTACTTGCAGCTTTACAATCAATCCCACAATCTTTATATGAAGCTGCTGAAATTGATGGAGCTGGTTATTTTTCAAAACTTTTTCATATTACAATTCCATATATAAAACCAACTATTGTAAATACCGTGTTATTGAGAATAATATGGGTTATGAATTTTCCTGATATTATTTACGGTATGACAAGAGGAGGACCTGCTGGAAGTACGGAAATCCTTTCTGTAAAAATGATTAATGTAGTATTTTATGAATCAAATTACAGCAAAGCTGCTGCACATGGAGTAATTATTGTTCTCGTATTATTTATATATACAATGATGTACCTAAAATTAACCTCTAAAAAGGAGTTTAGCCTATGA
- a CDS encoding ABC transporter substrate-binding protein, which produces MKKLFLVLVLLITSVFLIAEDTVVLNLIEAFSSPWRTPTLNKIIEMFETLNPGVKINVISPPYETAYQKINLMVSTEQPLDIVEIGDWNLSTLAAMGKLEDLTPYINEWPEKDDLIDGVLKAASIYKNTPYLLPHGIYVKTLFYRPDILKKYGFNTYPKTMQEMYDMAKKLTEASKNQYGFDFRGKGYPTSFIDLVVTSFFDDIDPDNMYLTKSGKIIFEDPRAIEGLNFYVSLYKDTAPKDAINWGWDEQVNSFVSGITPLLFQDPDTTGMLNEMLKPGQYKTAPLPVGKYGKAYPTFGFVGWGIPTYSKHKDLAWKFIKFVSSAEMNGYWSKSYGALPILKSVYKYDSYFSSDVFEGWTEMFKDSEHYQFTQYPLDNESWGKWNEYQEKTMQQVLLGKLSVVRCLKMWTDFWKKAGLK; this is translated from the coding sequence ATGAAAAAGTTGTTTTTGGTATTGGTATTATTAATTACTTCCGTTTTTTTAATTGCTGAAGATACTGTTGTTTTAAACTTAATTGAGGCATTTTCAAGTCCATGGAGAACTCCTACTCTAAATAAAATCATAGAAATGTTTGAAACATTAAATCCCGGTGTAAAAATTAACGTAATATCCCCACCATATGAAACTGCTTATCAGAAAATTAATTTAATGGTAAGCACAGAACAACCACTTGATATTGTTGAAATAGGCGATTGGAATTTAAGTACCCTTGCAGCAATGGGCAAATTGGAAGATTTGACACCATATATCAACGAATGGCCTGAAAAAGATGATTTAATAGATGGTGTTTTAAAAGCAGCAAGCATATATAAAAATACCCCTTATCTATTACCTCATGGTATTTATGTAAAAACTTTATTCTATAGACCAGATATACTTAAAAAATACGGTTTTAACACTTATCCAAAAACTATGCAAGAAATGTATGATATGGCAAAAAAATTGACAGAAGCTTCAAAGAATCAATATGGTTTTGATTTTAGGGGTAAAGGATACCCAACATCATTTATAGATCTTGTGGTTACATCATTCTTTGATGATATTGATCCAGATAATATGTATCTGACAAAAAGTGGAAAAATTATTTTTGAAGATCCAAGAGCTATTGAAGGTTTGAATTTCTATGTAAGTTTATATAAGGATACAGCTCCTAAAGATGCTATTAACTGGGGTTGGGATGAACAAGTTAATTCATTTGTTTCAGGTATCACTCCATTATTGTTCCAGGATCCAGATACAACAGGTATGCTCAACGAAATGTTAAAACCTGGACAATATAAAACAGCTCCACTACCTGTTGGAAAATATGGAAAAGCTTATCCTACATTTGGTTTTGTTGGTTGGGGAATTCCAACATATTCCAAACATAAGGATTTAGCTTGGAAATTTATAAAATTTGTAAGTTCCGCAGAGATGAACGGATATTGGAGTAAAAGTTATGGTGCATTACCAATATTAAAATCAGTATATAAATATGATTCTTACTTCAGTTCAGATGTATTTGAAGGCTGGACAGAAATGTTTAAAGATTCTGAACATTATCAATTTACACAATACCCACTTGATAACGAAAGCTGGGGAAAATGGAACGAATATCAGGAAAAAACTATGCAACAGGTATTACTTGGAAAATTATCAGTTGTTAGATGTTTAAAAATGTGGACAGATTTCTGGAAAAAGGCTGGTTTAAAATAA
- a CDS encoding carbohydrate ABC transporter permease codes for MKKKKQVKILRFILLLLFAIFALFPLYWIILTSFKPVSELYTFPIKYWTNNPSLYGYKKLFQFVNFKQYFSNSIIVALAASSISTVFAMLSGYILSRKEFKFRNAITLFLFFSQMIPTYLIMVPQYVMFSNLHLINKLISITIVYSGFGAAFSTIMAKGFFDRIPKSLEEAALIDGCNEIEALFKITIPLMLPGLSAILSFSFVNNWNELFTAVMFLNTSDKYTVPVGLYSIVSKAGVQWNVLAAGIVIALLPTIIVFAVAQKYIIAGLTQGGLKD; via the coding sequence ATGAAAAAGAAAAAGCAGGTTAAGATTTTACGATTTATATTGTTATTACTGTTTGCTATTTTTGCATTATTTCCACTATACTGGATTATTTTAACCTCTTTTAAACCTGTTAGTGAATTATATACATTTCCAATAAAATACTGGACAAATAATCCATCATTGTATGGATATAAAAAGTTATTTCAATTTGTTAATTTCAAACAGTATTTTTCAAATAGCATTATTGTTGCATTGGCTGCATCTTCCATTTCAACTGTTTTTGCCATGCTGAGCGGATATATACTTTCAAGAAAGGAATTTAAATTTAGAAATGCAATAACCTTATTTTTATTCTTTTCGCAAATGATACCAACATATCTGATTATGGTTCCTCAATATGTTATGTTTTCCAATCTTCATTTGATTAATAAATTAATTAGTATAACAATTGTATATAGTGGTTTTGGCGCAGCTTTTAGTACAATTATGGCAAAAGGTTTTTTTGACAGAATTCCAAAAAGCCTCGAAGAAGCTGCTTTAATTGATGGATGCAATGAAATAGAAGCTTTATTTAAAATAACAATTCCTTTGATGTTGCCAGGATTATCTGCTATTTTAAGCTTTTCTTTTGTAAATAACTGGAATGAATTATTTACTGCTGTTATGTTTTTAAATACATCGGATAAATATACTGTTCCAGTTGGTTTATATTCTATTGTTTCAAAAGCAGGCGTTCAATGGAATGTATTGGCAGCAGGGATAGTTATTGCGCTTTTGCCAACTATTATCGTTTTTGCTGTTGCTCAAAAATATATTATAGCCGGATTAACTCAGGGAGGATTAAAAGATTGA
- the lepB gene encoding signal peptidase I, producing MPNDDLKKKIKKETYEWINALIYAVIFGTIIRLFVFETMMVPTPSMVPTIKELDRLFIEKITYDYKEPQKGDIIVFWTPFVDKSAEKKLGPFDKFMDSFAPKEFNGHVKYVKRLVGTPGDTLELIPDTEIWEKIKNDKDFQLPYWLEKIINYYGGADKVPKSVKDSVARLYVNGKIPEGFENRYYYIDGIFASKNYYKYMAYPERYSSDIYREFTELRKPMFDLGAFRYYNKTLDYTAYYEKYLAKIDYNKYFIEENGHVKIILPEGFYFFMGDNTTESFDSRYFGIVPGKNIIGRPFLRIWPLSRFGSVK from the coding sequence TTGCCTAACGACGATTTAAAGAAAAAAATAAAAAAGGAAACCTATGAGTGGATTAATGCACTCATATATGCGGTAATATTCGGAACAATTATACGTTTATTTGTATTTGAAACAATGATGGTTCCAACTCCTTCTATGGTGCCTACCATAAAGGAGTTGGACCGTTTATTCATTGAAAAAATTACATATGATTATAAAGAACCTCAAAAAGGAGATATAATAGTTTTCTGGACACCTTTTGTTGATAAAAGTGCAGAAAAAAAACTTGGTCCATTTGATAAATTTATGGATTCATTTGCTCCAAAGGAATTTAATGGTCATGTAAAATATGTAAAAAGGCTTGTAGGTACTCCAGGAGATACATTAGAATTAATTCCTGATACTGAAATATGGGAAAAAATAAAAAATGATAAAGATTTTCAACTCCCATATTGGCTGGAAAAGATTATAAATTATTATGGCGGTGCCGACAAAGTTCCAAAAAGTGTAAAAGATTCAGTGGCAAGATTATATGTTAATGGAAAGATTCCAGAAGGATTTGAAAACAGATATTATTATATAGACGGTATTTTTGCCTCAAAGAATTATTATAAATATATGGCATATCCTGAAAGATATAGCAGCGATATATATCGTGAGTTCACTGAATTAAGAAAGCCTATGTTTGATCTTGGTGCTTTTAGATATTACAATAAAACGTTAGATTACACTGCATATTATGAAAAATATCTTGCAAAAATAGACTATAATAAATATTTCATTGAAGAAAACGGCCATGTTAAGATTATACTTCCAGAAGGATTCTATTTCTTTATGGGAGATAATACAACAGAAAGTTTTGATAGCAGATATTTTGGTATAGTACCAGGAAAAAATATCATTGGAAGACCTTTTTTAAGAATATGGCCATTAAGCAGATTTGGCTCCGTAAAATAA
- a CDS encoding methyl-accepting chemotaxis protein — translation MKMFHRYLLYFLIIGLLPILALFLVVLNGNKKVMHFNSQSRYELIESSVSRFFQNEFEQLSDIAKKYALDIELKEALKNEDREKAKEILVTAFETLKPIGIKVLEVEDKNGVVFYRGHHPGKFGDNKSEVVGVKLALQGKANYGFDFGKSGFGLRTFVPIMDNGNVIGVVQTGIPFSKESLDLFKKMLTTDMAVYTKDGLYATTSDEFTLNKDKILPIFNEIGDKKYELIHSDKKGISYLVLPLREPNGNLIGVLSVLVDTRKIDTLNSKIRGTILLTIFITLILVVIFAYIVTKVLLKRIHHLIEGLERMSEGDLTVELIDHGKDEMSHVFKRLEQMMDKFKSMLKTVIETGYELDSSSGKLIEVAQKTEKNAVFFHDESAEIEKNTNDVASAMEEITSGVEEIASSAQMVSENAQELSAIASETIQNAEEGTKSLKEIAEIIEEAVNQSKVTENKVEELLKLAENIGEIVETINTITEQTNLLALNAAIEAARAGEAGKGFAVVADEIRKLAEESKKATEEIAQILSHVQNGVKDVNGATLKTVDIINQIESGTQKVNENFDVILEKIEIINQRVESLTASSEEQSASTEEMAAAMDKSMKTILEISNKISEITRFSLEQKDDAKVLNSVSQELKQHSEALKENIKKFKI, via the coding sequence ATGAAGATGTTTCATAGATATCTACTTTATTTTTTGATTATTGGTCTTTTACCTATTCTTGCGCTTTTTCTTGTTGTATTAAATGGAAATAAGAAAGTAATGCATTTTAATTCCCAATCACGTTATGAACTCATTGAAAGTTCAGTTTCAAGGTTTTTTCAAAATGAATTTGAACAATTATCGGATATTGCAAAGAAATATGCACTGGATATTGAATTAAAAGAAGCACTAAAAAATGAAGATAGAGAAAAGGCAAAAGAAATTCTAGTAACAGCATTTGAAACTCTGAAACCTATTGGAATAAAGGTTCTTGAAGTTGAGGATAAAAATGGAGTGGTATTTTATAGAGGACATCATCCTGGAAAATTTGGAGATAACAAAAGTGAAGTTGTAGGTGTAAAACTGGCATTACAGGGAAAAGCAAACTATGGATTTGATTTTGGAAAAAGTGGATTTGGATTAAGAACTTTTGTACCAATAATGGATAATGGAAATGTTATAGGTGTTGTTCAAACTGGAATTCCATTTTCAAAAGAATCATTGGATTTATTTAAAAAGATGCTAACAACAGATATGGCAGTTTATACAAAAGATGGGTTATATGCAACAACAAGTGATGAATTTACGCTTAATAAGGATAAAATTCTACCGATATTCAATGAAATTGGTGATAAAAAATATGAATTAATACATAGCGATAAAAAAGGAATTTCATATTTAGTATTACCTTTAAGGGAACCAAATGGTAATTTAATAGGTGTTTTAAGTGTATTAGTAGATACAAGAAAAATAGATACATTAAATTCTAAAATAAGAGGAACAATTCTATTAACCATTTTTATAACTCTAATTCTTGTAGTAATTTTTGCTTATATAGTTACAAAGGTATTGCTTAAACGAATACATCATCTCATTGAAGGCCTTGAAAGAATGTCTGAAGGCGATTTAACAGTAGAATTAATTGATCATGGTAAAGATGAAATGAGCCATGTATTTAAAAGATTGGAACAGATGATGGATAAATTTAAAAGTATGCTAAAAACAGTAATTGAAACAGGATATGAGCTTGATAGCTCTTCAGGGAAATTAATAGAAGTTGCACAAAAAACAGAGAAAAATGCTGTATTTTTCCATGATGAATCAGCAGAAATAGAAAAAAATACAAATGATGTAGCTTCAGCAATGGAAGAAATAACCTCTGGTGTTGAAGAGATAGCATCTTCTGCACAAATGGTATCAGAAAATGCTCAGGAGTTATCAGCAATTGCCAGTGAGACAATACAAAATGCAGAAGAAGGCACAAAGAGCTTAAAAGAAATAGCAGAAATTATAGAAGAAGCTGTAAATCAGTCAAAAGTTACAGAAAATAAGGTTGAAGAACTGTTGAAATTAGCGGAGAATATAGGTGAAATTGTAGAAACAATTAATACAATAACAGAGCAAACAAACCTGTTGGCATTAAATGCAGCAATTGAAGCTGCAAGGGCAGGAGAAGCAGGAAAAGGTTTTGCTGTTGTTGCTGATGAAATTAGAAAATTAGCTGAAGAAAGTAAAAAAGCAACTGAAGAGATAGCCCAGATATTATCTCATGTACAAAATGGGGTAAAGGATGTTAATGGAGCCACATTAAAAACAGTAGATATAATAAATCAAATAGAATCTGGAACTCAAAAAGTTAATGAAAACTTTGATGTAATACTTGAAAAGATCGAAATAATTAATCAAAGAGTTGAAAGCTTAACAGCAAGTTCTGAAGAGCAAAGTGCATCAACAGAAGAAATGGCTGCAGCAATGGATAAAAGTATGAAAACAATACTTGAAATATCCAATAAAATAAGTGAAATAACAAGATTCTCACTTGAACAAAAAGATGATGCAAAGGTATTAAATTCAGTCTCTCAGGAATTAAAACAGCATTCAGAAGCATTAAAAGAAAACATAAAGAAATTTAAAATATAA
- the rplS gene encoding 50S ribosomal protein L19, which produces MDQYIRAIEKEYIREDIPEFRPGDTVRVYVKVVEGGRERVQAYEGIVIKIKGGGMGKTFTVRRIGANGIGVERIFPMHSPAIEKIQVVRKGKVRRAKLYYLRNIRGKIKIKERRD; this is translated from the coding sequence ATGGATCAGTATATCAGAGCCATTGAAAAAGAATATATAAGAGAAGACATTCCAGAATTCAGACCAGGAGATACAGTAAGAGTTTATGTTAAAGTTGTTGAAGGCGGAAGAGAAAGAGTACAGGCTTATGAAGGCATTGTTATAAAAATCAAAGGTGGCGGAATGGGAAAAACATTCACTGTTAGAAGAATAGGAGCTAACGGTATAGGTGTTGAAAGAATATTCCCAATGCACTCACCAGCAATTGAAAAGATTCAGGTTGTAAGAAAAGGTAAAGTAAGAAGAGCAAAACTTTACTACTTAAGAAATATCAGAGGTAAGATTAAGATCAAGGAGAGAAGGGACTGA